GTCGGTGCCCACCTGCTCGTTCGCCGTGCGGCCGCGGTCGATGTCCCGCTGAATCTCGTCCGCCGTGAGGGCGTACCCGGTCTCGGCGTCGTCGAGGGACTTGGCGAACACCACGCCGTAGACCTTGCCGTCGGGCGTGAGCAGCGGGCCGCCGGAGTTGCCCTGGCGGACGGTCGTGTACAGGGAGTAGACGTCGCGGCGGACCGTGCCGCGGTGGTAGATGTCCGGGCCGTTGGCCGTGATGCGCCCGCGCACGCGCGCGGCGCGGACGTCGTACGCTCCGTTCTCCGGGAAGCCCGCGACGATCGCGCCGTCACCGCCGGCCGCGTCCCCGGCGGAGAACCGCAGGGGGGTCGCCCTCAGGTCCGGTACGTCGAGGACGGCGACGTCGCGCTTCCAGTCGTACAGGACGACCCTCGCGTCGTAGGCGCGGCCCTCTCCGCCGATCTGCACGGTGGGCGCGTCGACCCCGCCGACGACGTGCGCGTTGGTCATGACGCGGCGGTCGGCGAAGACGAAGCCGGTGCCCTCCAGGACCTTGCCGCAACTCTGGGCGGTGCCGGTGACCTTGACGATGGACCGCTGGGCGCGGGTGGCGACCGGGCTCGCCGCCAGGGCCGGGTCGGGCGGCCGGACGTCGGTGATCGGCTCGCTGGAGAAGGGGCTGAAGACCTGCGGGAAGCCGTTCTGCGCGAGGACGGAGGAGAAGTCGGCGAACCAGGTGTCGGCCTGCGCGGGCAGCGTCCGGGAGACCCCGAGGAGCACCTTGGAGCCGCGGACCTCCCTGCCGAGCGTCGGCAGGGTGGTGCCGGCGAGGGCGGAGCCGATCAGCCAGGCGACCAGGAGCATGGCGAGCACGTTGACCAGGGCGCCGCCGGTGGCGTCCAGGGCGCGGGCCGGGGAC
This is a stretch of genomic DNA from Streptomyces sp. TG1A-8. It encodes these proteins:
- a CDS encoding MarP family serine protease codes for the protein MNVLDILLLVAAVWFAVVGYRQGFVVGILSVVGFLGGGLVAVYALPVVWGAVTDDAEVGTAAAVVAVVVVIVCASVGQALTTHLGNKLRRHITWSPARALDATGGALVNVLAMLLVAWLIGSALAGTTLPTLGREVRGSKVLLGVSRTLPAQADTWFADFSSVLAQNGFPQVFSPFSSEPITDVRPPDPALAASPVATRAQRSIVKVTGTAQSCGKVLEGTGFVFADRRVMTNAHVVGGVDAPTVQIGGEGRAYDARVVLYDWKRDVAVLDVPDLRATPLRFSAGDAAGGDGAIVAGFPENGAYDVRAARVRGRITANGPDIYHRGTVRRDVYSLYTTVRQGNSGGPLLTPDGKVYGVVFAKSLDDAETGYALTADEIQRDIDRGRTANEQVGTDSCAL